The proteins below are encoded in one region of Fibrella aestuarina BUZ 2:
- a CDS encoding MFS transporter — MDLTVNRSRLFNASCFAIITTAMAFAIRAGVLTQLGAEFNLTAKELGYVNQMAFLGFPIAMIFGGPLYNVIGPKRIAWVAFATHVLGLVLTITASGFWSLLISTFFVGFGNGTVEAACNPLVTDMYSGNQTTKMLNRLHMWFPGGIVIGSLLSKFMTQAGLGWQLQIGAILIPAVIYAGLFLGQQFPASKVEGASSTGENLRSMASPLYLFMLVCMALTAVSEFGPEQWIDPIMKNAGADPMIILALVTGLMAVGRFFAGPIVHRLNPTGVLWGSSIMAALGVYLMGNATGGMVYLSAIVFAIGVCYFWPTMLGFVAEYIPKAGAFGLSIMGGMGMFATSIFQPIIGGWLDEEASKRGLTAETADLATGQATLGHMVIFPLVLIVAFGILWFVMRNRKPAHADETLIAEQPQL, encoded by the coding sequence ATGGACCTAACCGTTAACCGCTCCCGACTTTTCAACGCGAGCTGCTTTGCTATCATCACTACGGCCATGGCGTTCGCCATCCGGGCGGGCGTTCTGACTCAACTAGGGGCGGAGTTCAACCTGACCGCCAAAGAACTGGGCTACGTGAACCAGATGGCGTTCCTGGGCTTTCCCATCGCGATGATTTTTGGGGGGCCGCTCTACAACGTCATTGGTCCGAAGCGCATTGCCTGGGTGGCGTTTGCTACGCACGTACTGGGACTGGTGCTGACCATCACGGCGTCGGGTTTCTGGAGCCTGCTGATCTCGACATTCTTCGTGGGTTTTGGTAATGGTACGGTAGAAGCCGCCTGTAATCCGCTGGTGACAGACATGTATAGTGGTAATCAGACGACCAAGATGCTCAACCGGCTCCACATGTGGTTTCCTGGCGGCATCGTAATTGGTAGCCTGCTCTCGAAGTTTATGACACAGGCCGGGCTCGGCTGGCAGTTGCAGATCGGAGCTATCTTGATTCCGGCTGTGATTTATGCCGGTCTTTTCTTGGGACAGCAGTTCCCGGCCAGCAAAGTAGAAGGGGCATCATCGACGGGAGAAAATCTCAGATCGATGGCGTCGCCATTGTACCTGTTCATGCTGGTTTGTATGGCCCTGACGGCTGTTTCGGAGTTCGGTCCTGAGCAGTGGATTGATCCCATCATGAAAAACGCCGGTGCCGACCCGATGATTATCCTGGCGCTGGTGACGGGATTGATGGCTGTAGGTCGGTTCTTCGCTGGTCCGATCGTGCACCGCCTGAACCCAACCGGTGTCCTGTGGGGTTCATCGATCATGGCGGCGCTTGGCGTATACCTAATGGGTAATGCCACGGGCGGGATGGTGTATCTGTCGGCCATTGTCTTTGCCATCGGGGTTTGTTATTTCTGGCCCACGATGCTCGGTTTTGTGGCCGAATACATCCCGAAAGCGGGCGCCTTCGGTCTGTCGATCATGGGCGGTATGGGCATGTTTGCTACTTCGATCTTCCAGCCCATTATCGGCGGCTGGCTCGATGAGGAAGCCAGCAAGCGGGGCCTGACCGCCGAAACGGCTGATTTGGCCACCGGCCAGGCTACACTAGGCCACATGGTCATTTTTCCGCTGGTCCTGATTGTGGCGTTTGGTATTCTGTGGTTTGTGATGCGCAATCGCAAACCGGCCCACGCTGACGAAACCCTGATTGCCGAGCAGCCTCAACTGTAA
- a CDS encoding DUF427 domain-containing protein — protein MKAIWNGQTIAESNDTVVVENNHYFPVESVKADYLTNSPTHTTCPWKGVASYYSLNVDGRSNPDAAWYYPDPKPAASQIKGRIAFWKGVSVVD, from the coding sequence ATGAAAGCCATCTGGAATGGGCAGACGATTGCCGAAAGTAACGATACGGTGGTCGTTGAGAACAACCACTATTTCCCTGTCGAATCGGTGAAAGCAGACTACCTGACCAACAGCCCCACCCACACCACCTGCCCGTGGAAAGGTGTAGCTTCGTATTACTCACTCAACGTCGATGGTCGGTCGAACCCCGACGCCGCCTGGTACTACCCGGACCCGAAACCAGCCGCCAGCCAGATCAAAGGCCGCATAGCCTTCTGGAAAGGTGTTTCGGTTGTCGACTGA
- a CDS encoding globin domain-containing protein, which translates to MTSQQIDLVKQTGRLLWSIDPALIGDVFYSRLALQYPQVRALFKGPLDVQYGQFADMLNIIVARLDRPGEVAVEIADMTRWHEAYGVQPAHYAAVGEVLLWTLEQGLGKQWNADVRDAWLACYQELSQQMLARVYAGGYAAEGH; encoded by the coding sequence ATGACAAGCCAACAAATCGACCTGGTGAAACAGACAGGACGACTACTGTGGTCTATCGACCCGGCGCTTATTGGCGACGTGTTCTACAGCCGTCTGGCGCTACAATACCCTCAGGTACGTGCCTTGTTTAAAGGGCCGCTGGATGTGCAATACGGGCAATTTGCCGACATGCTTAACATCATCGTGGCCCGCCTCGACCGCCCGGGCGAAGTAGCCGTTGAGATTGCCGACATGACCCGTTGGCACGAAGCTTACGGGGTGCAGCCAGCCCATTATGCGGCCGTGGGTGAGGTATTGCTCTGGACGCTGGAACAAGGATTGGGTAAACAATGGAACGCCGACGTACGCGATGCCTGGCTAGCCTGTTATCAGGAACTTAGCCAGCAGATGCTGGCGAGGGTTTACGCTGGTGGTTACGCAGCAGAAGGGCACTAA
- a CDS encoding LytR/AlgR family response regulator transcription factor, with translation MNALIIEDEKLVAHELAASIAEVDPGITIIGTVGSLKTALNWFAEHAEPDLIFADIQLSDGVSFRIFDQFALSCPVIFTTAYNEYAIQAFKVNGIDYLLKPVDWTELQRAIARAKTVMKSRSVSTFDVKKLIESLNGPTGTRSTYKVHFLGNARNSWVPVNVAQIAYFTRDQLNFMVTNAGERFIVDYDTLDEIEQLLDPACFYRANRHCLININAIQQVRGMGNLKLNVKLKLPNHGFDVDISRDKAPAFKKWLEK, from the coding sequence ATGAATGCGCTCATTATCGAAGACGAAAAACTGGTTGCCCACGAGTTGGCGGCCAGCATTGCCGAGGTCGATCCTGGCATCACCATTATCGGTACGGTTGGCAGTCTGAAGACGGCGCTCAACTGGTTTGCCGAGCATGCCGAACCCGATCTGATCTTCGCCGATATTCAGCTTTCCGATGGGGTCAGCTTCCGGATCTTCGATCAGTTTGCCCTGTCATGTCCGGTTATTTTTACCACCGCCTACAACGAATACGCTATTCAGGCCTTCAAAGTCAACGGCATCGATTACCTGCTGAAGCCTGTGGATTGGACCGAATTGCAACGGGCGATTGCGCGGGCAAAAACGGTGATGAAGAGTCGATCGGTCAGTACGTTCGATGTCAAGAAACTGATCGAATCCCTGAACGGCCCTACCGGGACGCGCTCGACATACAAGGTGCATTTTCTGGGCAATGCCCGAAATAGTTGGGTGCCCGTAAACGTAGCTCAGATTGCCTACTTCACCCGCGATCAGCTCAATTTCATGGTGACGAATGCGGGGGAACGCTTTATCGTGGATTATGATACGCTCGACGAGATTGAGCAACTACTCGATCCGGCGTGTTTTTACCGGGCCAACCGGCATTGCCTCATCAACATCAACGCCATACAGCAGGTGAGAGGCATGGGCAATCTAAAGCTGAACGTAAAGCTGAAATTGCCCAACCATGGTTTTGACGTTGACATCAGCCGCGATAAAGCGCCAGCCTTCAAAAAGTGGCTCGAAAAATAG
- a CDS encoding YbjP/YqhG family protein gives MYHLFTTLVVAGLLLACQQQSQPEQAAQRAIVVSDSAAVADVVHGFYKWYTAFSQKAANQIDFTDDNGPHLTLNQEKLERYLARFAASNFVSREFIANEVAFYRQCSQWWQHEPIDDVPSCLDADRYFCAQEWEPDFWLKSPVRIRPNGPDRVTATLVGQAYGSPMERTVELKKEEGKWLIANIECDMGLSDKAIDLKRVTINEAYIDGRIASHQPMSPADARRMGLDALIADDLLNVPGTRLRVLDTLFATGRGRLVVVARDSENEREAWLVQYDASPRLVFWVPVYYDDLVEYLKTIETTVAGQEVAIRTTTDIDGTKSVNVTKYALNRQLIFERINR, from the coding sequence ATGTACCATCTCTTTACTACGCTGGTAGTGGCAGGCTTACTGCTTGCCTGCCAGCAGCAATCCCAACCGGAACAGGCTGCGCAACGCGCCATCGTCGTGTCGGATTCGGCCGCTGTCGCCGATGTGGTACATGGCTTCTACAAATGGTATACGGCCTTCTCCCAAAAGGCGGCCAACCAGATAGATTTCACCGACGACAACGGCCCGCACCTGACCCTTAACCAGGAGAAACTGGAGCGCTACTTGGCCCGTTTCGCCGCCAGCAACTTTGTTAGCCGTGAGTTTATCGCAAACGAAGTGGCGTTTTACAGGCAATGCAGCCAGTGGTGGCAGCACGAGCCAATCGACGATGTGCCTTCCTGTCTGGATGCTGACAGGTACTTCTGCGCGCAGGAGTGGGAACCGGACTTCTGGCTAAAATCGCCCGTCAGAATCCGGCCCAATGGCCCGGATCGGGTCACTGCCACGCTCGTTGGGCAAGCCTATGGTAGCCCCATGGAGCGAACAGTCGAACTCAAGAAGGAAGAAGGTAAGTGGCTGATCGCCAATATTGAGTGCGATATGGGCCTGAGCGATAAGGCAATTGACCTGAAAAGGGTAACCATCAACGAAGCCTACATCGACGGCCGGATAGCCAGCCACCAGCCCATGTCACCCGCTGATGCCAGGCGGATGGGGCTCGATGCGCTTATTGCCGATGACCTGCTGAACGTACCTGGAACCCGCCTGCGGGTGCTGGATACCTTATTCGCAACCGGGCGGGGTAGGCTCGTTGTTGTGGCCAGAGACAGCGAAAACGAGCGCGAAGCATGGCTGGTACAGTATGATGCCAGCCCGCGGCTTGTGTTCTGGGTGCCGGTTTATTACGATGATCTGGTCGAGTATTTGAAGACGATCGAAACGACAGTAGCTGGGCAGGAAGTCGCCATCAGAACAACCACGGATATCGACGGTACGAAGTCGGTAAACGTGACGAAATACGCACTCAACAGGCAACTCATCTTCGAGCGCATCAACCGATAA
- a CDS encoding DUF3592 domain-containing protein, with amino-acid sequence MATGDKLWLLFLGVFALIGIVCTGIAYSLWSKTRYMKTHGIETRGVVIAHHKKRQITPSTAQAVVVQYTDQHNQSQIYYSTTYTTPPMFQIGEVIKLWYMSDRPNELLMEGKDEWLLPLILGGFGLVFSLIGVPGLIRSLLGTLAH; translated from the coding sequence ATGGCTACTGGCGACAAACTCTGGCTGCTTTTTTTAGGCGTATTTGCGTTGATCGGGATCGTATGCACCGGCATCGCCTATTCGCTCTGGAGCAAAACGAGGTATATGAAAACCCACGGCATCGAAACGCGCGGCGTCGTGATTGCCCATCATAAAAAACGGCAGATTACGCCCAGCACGGCGCAGGCGGTCGTTGTGCAATACACCGACCAGCACAACCAGTCACAGATCTATTACTCGACCACCTACACAACCCCGCCCATGTTTCAGATTGGGGAGGTCATTAAGCTGTGGTACATGAGCGACAGGCCCAACGAGTTGCTGATGGAAGGAAAAGACGAATGGCTGCTGCCACTGATTCTGGGCGGTTTCGGGCTGGTATTCAGCCTGATCGGGGTGCCGGGCCTTATTCGGTCGCTGCTGGGTACGTTGGCGCACTGA
- a CDS encoding two-component regulator propeller domain-containing protein, which yields MTPKCLLICALSLFMNVTCPAQKTTLNFRHISVADGLNDGSIMAMCQDKYGYMWFATLGALHRYNGHSIERFSHIVGDSTSAPVDNAWSIANDADGRLWLGYDLGLYEFDHDTNKFIHHPALKGLYIQQIVPARQHTLYLLTSLGVIRYDTQTGQTRNLSQINALLTKHPAHSLQLRNGHLFIGSVNGYVTYAIDTDKWLFTPFGNVGDFKANRILVDQTGNLWLSDFARFQLATYDPAAKQFAIFRDPKLPRAAVRETAYNDFVCDKTNTIWVTSLLGGLMKINASTHAVDYFFNAKTESLKNGWRNLRNIYLSNDANLFIGCADGVIYFQAADGLFTTVLPKPFEGPSPFARAMLEDRDGRWWFTSGDGVVRYNPDSEQTVVWKNETGKEPVIYFNSVRGIAEDREGTIWLATGKGINSYSRGATKFRFYTAADSIPNAFYYCANADSQGRIWFGTKDADGLYYFSLKTHRFYSLTTHPLLKKYSGLGARIVFEDSQRRLWIGHNGNGLVMLDERRGITRYWFNTSTTKATICGNTIVDIKEDKKGVIWVSTFNGVTGIDLRQNTYTWLTDQSFFKSTFTGPLAVDAKNRLWVGTGNGLYVVDEPRKTAALFDENSGMQSAAFTEHSGYTTKDGWMMLPTLRGFVRFDPMRYVPSPSRYDFFASTVEALNKSYKLPRRSNTELDLKPDENFLTITLEAINFINPTQTQYAYKLEGVDPDWVYSQYPKATYTNLDGGTYTFHYKVSASPGNWAVPEKTITLTIGTLFYKTSWFKGLILCLVGLLVVDFVRFRIAQRQRIHNLQLQSTRLERDKTELQYQNLINHLNPHFLFNSLTSLNSLILTSPREASQFLRKLSAIYRYILQNKDKELVPLRDELAFVQPYIDLQTARFGLGLRITIAVPDTYLTQLIVPVTLQNLLENAIKHNSIDEDNPLVIRIYPDEDYLCVANHLQKKGFVETSNKQGLASMKSMYHYLSRRAVDVIETDSEFIVKVPLIQP from the coding sequence ATGACGCCTAAGTGCCTGCTTATCTGCGCTCTGTCGCTGTTCATGAACGTGACCTGCCCGGCGCAGAAAACGACGTTGAACTTTCGCCATATTTCGGTCGCCGACGGACTAAACGACGGCTCCATCATGGCCATGTGCCAGGACAAATACGGCTACATGTGGTTTGCCACCCTGGGCGCACTGCATCGCTACAACGGGCATTCGATCGAACGATTCAGCCACATTGTTGGCGACAGTACCTCGGCCCCTGTCGATAATGCCTGGAGCATAGCCAACGATGCGGACGGGCGGCTTTGGCTGGGTTACGATCTGGGGTTGTACGAGTTCGACCATGACACCAATAAGTTTATCCACCATCCGGCGTTGAAAGGCCTATACATCCAGCAGATTGTGCCGGCCCGGCAGCACACGCTCTACCTACTGACTAGCCTTGGGGTGATCCGGTACGATACCCAAACGGGCCAGACTCGTAACCTGAGCCAAATAAACGCGCTGTTGACAAAGCACCCCGCCCACTCCCTGCAACTGCGGAATGGGCATTTGTTTATCGGTTCGGTGAACGGCTACGTTACCTACGCGATTGACACCGACAAATGGCTATTTACCCCCTTCGGGAACGTCGGTGACTTCAAAGCCAATCGAATTTTAGTTGATCAGACTGGTAACTTATGGCTCAGCGATTTTGCCCGGTTTCAACTGGCTACGTATGATCCGGCAGCAAAGCAATTTGCCATTTTTCGAGACCCGAAGTTGCCCCGGGCGGCCGTTCGTGAAACTGCCTACAACGATTTCGTCTGTGACAAAACGAATACAATCTGGGTGACGTCGCTGTTGGGTGGTCTGATGAAAATCAACGCATCGACGCATGCCGTAGACTACTTCTTCAATGCAAAAACAGAATCGCTAAAAAATGGGTGGCGAAACCTGCGCAACATTTACCTGAGCAACGACGCGAATTTGTTTATCGGGTGCGCCGATGGAGTCATTTATTTTCAGGCCGCCGACGGTTTGTTTACGACCGTGCTGCCAAAACCATTCGAAGGCCCCTCGCCCTTTGCCCGGGCAATGCTCGAAGATCGTGACGGCCGTTGGTGGTTTACGTCGGGTGACGGAGTGGTGCGCTATAACCCTGACTCAGAGCAAACGGTGGTCTGGAAAAACGAGACGGGTAAAGAGCCCGTAATTTATTTCAACTCAGTTCGTGGTATTGCCGAAGACCGCGAAGGCACCATCTGGCTGGCTACCGGCAAGGGTATCAACAGCTATAGCCGTGGGGCAACAAAGTTCAGGTTTTACACCGCGGCCGATTCCATTCCAAACGCCTTTTATTATTGCGCCAACGCAGACAGCCAGGGCCGTATCTGGTTCGGTACGAAAGATGCGGATGGGCTGTATTATTTCTCGTTAAAAACCCATCGCTTTTACAGCCTGACAACGCACCCTCTATTGAAAAAATACAGTGGCCTAGGTGCCCGAATTGTCTTTGAAGATAGCCAGCGTCGCCTCTGGATCGGTCATAACGGGAATGGCTTGGTTATGCTCGATGAACGCCGGGGCATAACGCGCTACTGGTTCAATACGAGTACGACGAAAGCAACAATTTGTGGCAACACGATTGTCGATATCAAGGAAGATAAAAAAGGGGTTATCTGGGTCAGTACATTCAATGGCGTAACGGGTATCGATCTGCGGCAGAACACGTACACCTGGCTTACCGACCAGTCGTTTTTTAAATCGACGTTTACCGGTCCCCTGGCCGTCGACGCAAAAAACCGGCTCTGGGTAGGTACCGGCAATGGGTTGTATGTGGTGGATGAGCCGCGAAAAACCGCCGCTCTTTTCGATGAAAACAGCGGGATGCAAAGCGCTGCCTTTACCGAACATTCGGGCTACACGACCAAAGACGGCTGGATGATGCTGCCGACGCTGCGGGGCTTCGTGCGCTTCGACCCGATGCGGTACGTACCCAGCCCGAGCCGGTACGACTTCTTTGCCTCGACCGTCGAAGCGCTCAACAAAAGCTACAAACTGCCCAGGCGGTCCAACACCGAGCTAGACCTCAAACCTGACGAGAACTTCCTGACCATTACCCTCGAGGCCATCAACTTCATTAACCCTACCCAAACCCAATATGCCTACAAGCTGGAAGGCGTTGATCCGGATTGGGTGTACAGCCAGTACCCCAAGGCAACGTATACCAACCTGGACGGTGGAACCTACACGTTTCACTATAAAGTGAGCGCATCGCCGGGCAATTGGGCCGTGCCTGAAAAGACAATCACGCTGACTATCGGCACGCTCTTTTATAAAACCAGCTGGTTTAAGGGACTGATCCTGTGTTTGGTAGGTCTGCTCGTTGTTGATTTTGTCCGGTTCCGAATAGCCCAGCGTCAGCGAATTCACAACCTGCAATTGCAATCGACCCGGCTCGAACGCGACAAGACCGAGCTGCAATACCAGAACCTGATCAACCACCTCAATCCGCACTTTCTGTTCAACAGCCTTACGTCGCTCAACAGCCTCATCCTGACAAGCCCGCGGGAGGCCTCTCAGTTTTTGCGCAAGCTGTCGGCGATCTACCGGTATATCCTGCAGAACAAAGACAAAGAACTCGTGCCCCTGCGCGACGAACTGGCTTTCGTGCAGCCGTACATCGACCTGCAAACAGCGCGTTTTGGGTTGGGGCTGCGCATCACCATCGCCGTACCCGACACGTACCTGACGCAACTGATTGTACCCGTGACGCTGCAAAACCTGCTCGAAAATGCCATCAAGCACAACAGTATCGATGAAGACAACCCGTTGGTCATTCGCATCTACCCCGATGAGGACTACCTCTGTGTGGCCAATCACCTGCAAAAGAAAGGCTTCGTGGAGACCTCCAACAAGCAGGGGCTGGCCAGCATGAAATCCATGTACCACTACCTGAGTCGCCGGGCGGTTGACGTGATCGAGACCGACAGCGAATTTATCGTCAAAGTGCCCCTGATCCAGCCGTAA
- a CDS encoding lytic transglycosylase domain-containing protein: protein MQRTNFAGELVPTEQGVVSAKLALALMSTSGYAKRVQLLVQRATPYFAVIEPILAKHHIPNDFKYMPLIESNFKADAVSSAGAVGYWQFMDETARDMGLRIDPGHDERMDLVKSTEAACRYLHALHKRLGSWTLAAAAYNGGMGMIEKKIVRQATRSYYEMAMNEETGYYLYRMLAFKELMTNPGRYAGMSSGMLAYADDPYERERQQARRMGWLIDEDPELTGEPIQGDLLGSPAPQSEAAVMDSILTDLLAQRPKTPAIFTGDVEAKLQKAGKPKLGQSWAFVVTQPAQVGEVDLKPGDALYAVVDDVDSRGQIFLRATKVISGATKEEQPLTLSAMNPATGLLGLPLPKQLKTGWVVQWKTEF from the coding sequence GTGCAGCGCACCAACTTTGCAGGTGAACTGGTACCAACGGAGCAGGGGGTCGTATCGGCCAAACTAGCCCTGGCGCTAATGAGCACCTCGGGGTACGCCAAACGGGTACAGCTGCTGGTTCAGCGGGCTACACCCTATTTTGCCGTGATCGAACCTATTTTGGCCAAGCACCATATTCCGAACGATTTCAAGTACATGCCGCTCATCGAAAGCAACTTCAAGGCCGATGCCGTGTCGTCGGCCGGCGCGGTGGGCTATTGGCAGTTTATGGACGAAACGGCCCGCGATATGGGGTTACGTATCGACCCCGGCCACGACGAGCGTATGGACCTAGTGAAATCGACAGAGGCAGCGTGCCGGTACCTGCATGCCCTGCACAAGCGGCTGGGTTCGTGGACGTTGGCAGCGGCAGCCTACAACGGCGGCATGGGTATGATCGAGAAAAAGATCGTGCGGCAGGCAACCCGCAGCTACTACGAAATGGCGATGAACGAAGAAACGGGCTATTACTTGTATCGGATGCTCGCCTTTAAGGAATTGATGACCAATCCGGGCCGCTATGCCGGGATGAGTTCGGGTATGCTTGCCTACGCGGATGACCCGTATGAGCGCGAACGACAGCAGGCCCGCCGGATGGGCTGGCTGATCGACGAAGATCCCGAGCTGACCGGCGAACCCATTCAGGGCGATCTGCTCGGCTCACCAGCTCCGCAAAGTGAAGCGGCCGTTATGGATAGCATCCTGACGGACCTGCTGGCGCAACGCCCCAAGACACCCGCTATTTTTACCGGCGACGTTGAGGCCAAGTTGCAGAAAGCGGGCAAACCCAAACTTGGCCAAAGCTGGGCCTTTGTGGTCACGCAGCCCGCGCAGGTCGGCGAAGTCGATCTGAAGCCCGGCGACGCGCTTTATGCCGTCGTTGACGATGTCGATAGCCGGGGGCAGATCTTCCTGCGGGCGACCAAAGTTATCTCCGGCGCGACAAAAGAGGAACAGCCCTTGACCTTGTCGGCGATGAACCCGGCTACGGGGTTGCTAGGCTTGCCTTTGCCCAAACAGCTGAAAACAGGCTGGGTGGTGCAATGGAAAACCGAGTTCTAG
- a CDS encoding lytic transglycosylase domain-containing protein, translating to MKLLACSGLALIIWLADSVAGLANPTGISTAPDANRNCYTASCSIGFTPLLDNPFPPVYFCGEAVPLHEEAVARRLISALSRNAVQARSMMRLRQRAAAFFPLIEPVLARYDIPADFKYLPLVESALVGTAISVKGAAGYWQLMPDTARELGLTVTRDHDERLNLMRSTDAACRYLRFLYNRLGSWTLAAAAYNNGIGNLLSNIRRQQKRNYYYLRLNAETGKYLYRILAFKELFTHPVDYRELIPEPMLASLNKPVMDESGSQADEVLFDEKVMVNLEREAVSSPLPLPALGQGLSAGDQRPEDLPLPNAADVFRGGIKARLLEGGPLERGSVWVFNLTRTGLVDDVTVSEGDRLYAVVEDIDPKTNKVYFRADKIYTNSRHETLSLPLIAVDASTGRMGIKLPDLTQLKTGWILTWKAL from the coding sequence ATGAAGCTGTTGGCATGTAGCGGTCTCGCCCTGATTATATGGCTGGCCGACTCGGTGGCAGGTCTAGCAAACCCCACCGGAATCAGTACTGCTCCCGACGCTAATCGTAACTGTTACACAGCCTCCTGTTCGATTGGTTTTACCCCTTTACTGGACAACCCCTTCCCGCCGGTTTATTTCTGCGGTGAGGCGGTGCCCCTGCACGAAGAAGCCGTTGCCCGTCGGCTGATCTCGGCCTTATCGCGCAACGCCGTGCAGGCCCGGTCAATGATGCGCCTCCGTCAACGCGCGGCGGCCTTCTTCCCGCTTATCGAGCCCGTGCTGGCCCGGTACGACATCCCCGCCGACTTCAAATACCTGCCGCTGGTCGAGAGTGCGCTGGTAGGCACGGCAATCTCGGTCAAAGGAGCAGCCGGTTATTGGCAACTCATGCCCGATACGGCCCGTGAACTGGGTCTGACGGTGACTCGTGACCATGACGAACGCCTCAACCTGATGCGGTCGACGGATGCTGCCTGTCGGTATCTGCGGTTTCTGTACAACCGGTTGGGATCGTGGACGCTGGCCGCAGCAGCCTACAACAACGGCATCGGTAACCTGCTGAGCAACATCCGGCGGCAGCAGAAACGCAACTACTATTACCTGCGCCTCAACGCCGAAACGGGCAAGTACCTGTACCGGATTCTGGCGTTCAAGGAGTTATTTACGCACCCGGTCGACTACCGCGAACTCATCCCCGAACCCATGCTGGCTAGCCTTAACAAGCCCGTAATGGATGAGAGCGGGAGTCAGGCCGACGAGGTGTTGTTCGACGAGAAAGTGATGGTCAATCTGGAGCGCGAAGCTGTTTCGTCGCCGTTACCCCTACCCGCCCTGGGACAGGGCCTATCGGCGGGCGATCAGCGCCCCGAAGACCTACCGCTCCCCAACGCGGCCGATGTGTTCCGGGGCGGCATCAAGGCACGATTGCTGGAAGGCGGCCCTCTGGAGCGCGGCAGCGTGTGGGTTTTTAACCTGACCCGTACCGGCCTGGTCGATGACGTGACGGTATCGGAAGGGGATCGGCTGTACGCAGTCGTGGAGGACATCGACCCCAAAACGAACAAAGTGTATTTCCGAGCCGATAAAATTTATACCAACAGCCGACACGAAACCTTGAGCCTCCCGCTCATCGCCGTGGACGCCTCTACCGGCCGCATGGGTATTAAACTACCCGACCTGACTCAACTAAAGACCGGGTGGATCCTCACCTGGAAAGCCTTATAA